In Calothrix sp. PCC 7507, one DNA window encodes the following:
- a CDS encoding diflavin flavoprotein, producing the protein MSINKPRDVQILPIGTDTTVLRSRSWSRLRFEIEYALAKGTTANSYLIHGDKIALIDPPGETFTEIYLEALQQRFDIKAIDYVIIGHVNPNRAATLKLLLKLAPQITFVASNPGAKNLRGLLDNPDLQLIVMRGEETLDLGKGHHLQFIPTPNPRYADELCTYDPQTEILYTDKLFGAHICGDQVFDEGWETINEDRRYYFDCLMAPHARQVETALEKLADFPARLYATGHGPLVRYGLIELTKAYRDWSQQQTSADLTVALIYASAYGNTATLAQAIARGITKAGVAVESINCEFTDPEDIRAAVEKGAGFIIGSPTLGGHAPTPVQTALGIVLSTATNNKLAGVFGSFGWSGEAVDLIEGKLKDAGYQFGFDTIRVKFKPNDVTLQLCEEAGTDFAQALKKARKVRAQSVPATTVEQAVGRIVNSLCVVTAKEGEISSAMLASWVVQASFNPPGLTIAVAKERAVETLTHTGNQFVLNILKEGNHLGLMKHFLKPFGPAQDRFAGVDFTEAENGAPILNDALAYLECSVQNRLESGDHWLVYATIKNGKVLNQDGVTAVHHRKSASHY; encoded by the coding sequence ATGTCAATAAATAAACCCCGTGACGTTCAAATACTCCCGATAGGGACAGATACAACAGTACTGCGATCGCGCAGTTGGTCAAGATTAAGATTTGAAATTGAATATGCCCTAGCTAAGGGAACGACTGCTAATTCTTATTTGATTCACGGGGACAAAATAGCCCTGATTGATCCTCCAGGGGAGACTTTTACAGAAATTTACCTGGAAGCTTTACAGCAGCGATTTGATATTAAAGCTATTGATTATGTAATTATCGGTCACGTCAATCCTAACCGTGCTGCAACATTAAAGCTTTTGCTAAAACTTGCACCACAAATCACTTTTGTTGCTTCCAATCCAGGGGCGAAAAATTTGCGGGGATTGTTAGACAATCCCGATTTACAACTTATTGTGATGCGGGGGGAAGAAACCCTTGATTTAGGAAAAGGGCATCATTTGCAATTTATTCCTACCCCCAATCCCCGCTATGCAGATGAACTTTGCACCTACGATCCACAAACAGAAATACTTTACACAGATAAGTTATTTGGGGCGCATATTTGCGGCGATCAGGTATTTGATGAAGGTTGGGAAACAATTAACGAAGACCGCCGTTATTATTTTGATTGCTTGATGGCACCCCACGCCCGCCAAGTAGAAACAGCTTTAGAAAAACTTGCCGATTTCCCCGCCAGATTGTACGCCACAGGACACGGGCCTTTGGTGCGCTATGGCTTAATCGAACTAACCAAAGCTTATCGGGACTGGAGTCAACAGCAAACGTCTGCTGACTTGACAGTTGCATTGATTTATGCATCAGCCTATGGCAATACAGCGACTTTAGCCCAGGCGATCGCCCGTGGCATCACCAAAGCCGGCGTAGCTGTAGAATCAATTAACTGTGAATTTACAGACCCAGAAGATATCCGTGCGGCTGTAGAAAAGGGAGCAGGCTTCATCATTGGTTCTCCCACCCTTGGCGGACATGCACCCACACCAGTGCAAACAGCTTTAGGCATTGTACTTTCCACCGCTACTAACAATAAATTAGCAGGTGTGTTTGGTTCCTTTGGCTGGAGTGGGGAAGCGGTTGATTTAATTGAAGGTAAACTTAAAGATGCAGGTTATCAGTTTGGGTTCGATACCATCCGCGTCAAATTTAAACCCAATGATGTCACCCTGCAACTTTGTGAAGAAGCTGGAACTGATTTTGCTCAAGCACTAAAGAAAGCCAGAAAAGTGCGAGCGCAAAGTGTCCCCGCTACCACCGTCGAACAAGCCGTAGGTAGGATTGTGAATTCCCTCTGCGTAGTCACCGCCAAGGAGGGCGAGATCTCCAGCGCTATGTTAGCATCCTGGGTTGTGCAGGCCAGTTTTAACCCCCCTGGTTTAACCATCGCCGTCGCCAAAGAACGAGCAGTAGAAACCCTAACACACACCGGAAATCAATTTGTCCTGAATATTCTCAAAGAAGGTAATCATTTAGGGTTGATGAAACACTTCCTTAAACCCTTTGGCCCCGCACAAGACCGATTTGCTGGTGTTGATTTTACAGAAGCCGAAAACGGCGCTCCCATTCTCAATGATGCTTTGGCATACCTGGAGTGTTCTGTACAAAATCGCCTAGAATCAGGCGATCATTGGCTGGTCTATGCAACCATTAAAAATGGCAAAGTGTTAAATCAAGATGGTGTCACAGCCGTGCATCATCGCAAATCAGCAAGTCATTATTAA
- a CDS encoding diflavin flavoprotein has protein sequence MVALTEKIEKRLTIQTVEIAEHTTAIRSLDWDRDRFDIEFGLQNGTTYNSFLIRGEQTALVDTSHEKFRQLYFDTLTGLIDLSEIDYLIVSHTEPDHSGLVKDLLQLAPEITVVGSKVAIQFLENLVHQPFKRQIVKNGDRLNIGNGHEFEFVIAPNLHWPDTIFSFDHKTQTLYTCDAFGLHYCSDSTFDEDLKTIEPDFKYYYDCLMGPNARSVLSALKRMGELPTVKMIATGHGPLLYHNVEELTGRYRKWSQTQTKAETVVGIFYVSEYGYSDRLAQSIANGIGKTGVAVEIVDLGTEVDLQELRELVSRCAGIVVGLPPTTSAASIQAALSTVLGSAKEKQAIGVFETGGGDDEPIDPLLSKFRNLGLTEVFPAIRIKQTPTENTYKLCEEAGTDLGQWVTRDRSIKAMKSLGADLDKALGRLSGGLYIITAKKGDVSSAMLASWVSQASFKPLGFSIAVAKDRAIESLMQVGDRFVLNVLEEGNYQALMKHFLKRFAPGADRFEGVRTQSAENGAPILTDALAYIECEVASRMDCGDHWAVYSTVYAGRVSKPEALTAVHHRKVGNHY, from the coding sequence ATGGTAGCGCTCACCGAAAAAATTGAAAAAAGGCTCACCATACAGACTGTGGAAATTGCTGAACACACTACAGCAATTCGCTCTTTGGATTGGGATCGCGATCGCTTCGATATTGAGTTTGGGCTGCAAAACGGTACTACCTACAACTCATTTCTGATCCGTGGTGAGCAGACTGCTTTAGTTGATACTTCTCATGAAAAGTTTCGCCAGCTGTATTTTGATACCCTCACCGGATTAATCGACCTATCTGAGATTGATTATTTAATTGTCAGCCACACCGAGCCAGACCACAGCGGCTTAGTCAAAGATTTGTTACAACTAGCGCCAGAAATCACTGTTGTTGGTTCTAAAGTGGCGATTCAGTTTTTAGAAAATTTGGTGCATCAGCCATTTAAACGGCAAATTGTGAAAAATGGCGATCGCCTAAATATCGGCAATGGTCACGAATTTGAATTTGTCATTGCCCCCAATTTACACTGGCCTGACACCATCTTTAGCTTCGACCACAAAACCCAAACTCTCTACACCTGTGATGCTTTTGGGTTGCACTATTGCTCCGATAGCACCTTTGACGAAGATTTAAAAACTATTGAACCAGATTTTAAATATTACTACGACTGCTTGATGGGGCCGAATGCGCGGTCTGTGTTGTCTGCCTTGAAGCGGATGGGGGAACTGCCAACTGTGAAGATGATCGCTACTGGACACGGTCCGCTATTATATCACAATGTTGAAGAATTAACAGGACGATACCGCAAGTGGAGTCAAACCCAAACCAAAGCAGAAACTGTAGTTGGGATATTTTACGTTTCTGAATATGGATATAGCGATCGCCTGGCTCAATCTATTGCCAACGGGATCGGTAAAACTGGTGTTGCCGTAGAAATTGTAGACTTGGGCACTGAAGTAGATTTACAAGAGTTGCGAGAACTAGTTAGCCGTTGTGCGGGAATAGTTGTTGGTCTACCTCCGACTACCAGTGCTGCTAGCATCCAAGCTGCCCTCAGTACAGTTTTAGGATCTGCTAAAGAAAAGCAAGCTATAGGCGTATTTGAAACTGGCGGTGGAGATGATGAACCGATTGATCCGTTACTGAGTAAATTTCGTAACTTGGGTTTAACAGAAGTTTTTCCTGCAATTCGGATTAAACAAACACCCACAGAAAACACCTACAAGCTGTGTGAAGAAGCAGGAACAGACTTAGGACAATGGGTAACACGCGATCGCAGCATCAAAGCCATGAAATCTCTGGGTGCTGACTTAGATAAAGCCCTAGGTAGACTCAGCGGTGGACTGTATATAATTACCGCCAAAAAAGGTGATGTTTCCAGCGCCATGCTAGCCTCTTGGGTAAGTCAAGCTAGCTTCAAACCCTTGGGATTTTCCATTGCCGTAGCCAAAGATCGGGCGATAGAATCACTCATGCAAGTAGGCGATCGCTTTGTTCTCAACGTCTTAGAAGAAGGCAATTATCAAGCACTCATGAAGCACTTTTTAAAGCGGTTCGCCCCTGGTGCTGACCGTTTTGAAGGTGTGAGAACCCAAAGCGCCGAAAATGGTGCCCCCATCCTCACTGATGCCTTAGCATACATCGAGTGCGAAGTCGCCAGCCGGATGGACTGCGGCGATCACTGGGCAGTATATAGCACCGTCTACGCTGGACGAGTTTCTAAACCAGAAGCATTGACTGCAGTCCACCACCGCAAAGTGGGAAATCACTATTAG
- a CDS encoding pantothenate kinase, protein MIGNSRLHWALFINDTLDSAWDTDYQPESVIQRMAQCLTLEDLPPEIFPPSHKRGRRGGISSSSSPLPLFLASVVPSQTALWQNYPHVRIITLDQVPIKGLYPTLGIDRALALCGAAMTWGLPMLVIDAGTALTFTGADTNQCLVGGAILPGLGLQFATLNQKTGQLPQVETGRVSLPPRFALNTPEAIQSGVIYTLVAGIKDFIAAWWELFPESNIAITGGDRLLLVNYLEALDSAIAKRLIIEPNLIFWGIGKIMTNN, encoded by the coding sequence ATGATTGGCAATTCCCGACTGCATTGGGCGTTATTTATCAATGACACCCTAGACTCAGCTTGGGATACCGATTATCAGCCTGAGTCAGTTATACAGCGTATGGCTCAATGTCTCACTTTAGAAGACTTACCGCCAGAAATTTTTCCACCCAGTCACAAGAGAGGGAGACGAGGAGGAATTTCTTCGTCATCATCCCCTCTCCCCCTCTTCCTCGCTTCTGTGGTTCCTAGTCAAACCGCACTCTGGCAAAATTATCCTCATGTTCGCATTATTACCTTAGACCAAGTACCCATCAAAGGACTGTATCCCACATTAGGAATTGACCGTGCTTTAGCTTTGTGCGGTGCAGCAATGACTTGGGGTTTGCCGATGTTGGTGATTGATGCGGGGACTGCACTGACTTTTACAGGTGCGGATACTAACCAGTGTTTAGTTGGTGGGGCAATTTTACCGGGATTAGGATTGCAATTTGCGACTCTTAATCAAAAAACTGGACAATTACCACAAGTAGAGACGGGAAGAGTTTCGCTACCCCCACGCTTTGCACTCAATACACCAGAAGCCATTCAAAGTGGAGTGATTTATACCCTAGTGGCTGGAATCAAAGATTTTATTGCAGCGTGGTGGGAATTATTTCCTGAAAGTAATATCGCTATCACTGGAGGCGATCGCTTGTTATTGGTAAATTATCTTGAGGCGTTGGATAGTGCGATCGCTAAACGATTAATTATTGAACCAAACTTGATTTTTTGGGGAATTGGCAAAATCATGACAAATAATTAA
- a CDS encoding type II toxin-antitoxin system VapC family toxin produces the protein MGRVILLDTHPLSQVTHPKVDPKIQLWLQSLRENETVIRVPEIADYELRRELLRQGKQKSIDRLNKLSQICLIPLTPETMQKAAELWAWVRNQGKPTASNDSLDGDVILAAQAIIQLKNFNEVIVVTTNLKHISRFESEGILVADWYQTLSYLTK, from the coding sequence ATGGGTAGAGTCATATTGCTAGATACTCATCCCCTGAGTCAAGTAACACATCCAAAAGTAGATCCAAAAATTCAACTGTGGTTACAATCGCTAAGGGAAAACGAAACTGTTATACGTGTACCAGAAATAGCTGATTATGAACTGCGGCGGGAACTACTAAGACAAGGAAAACAGAAGAGTATCGATCGTCTGAACAAACTTAGCCAAATTTGTCTCATACCATTGACTCCTGAAACTATGCAAAAAGCAGCCGAATTATGGGCTTGGGTGCGAAACCAGGGGAAACCTACAGCCAGTAATGACAGCTTAGATGGTGATGTAATTCTTGCTGCTCAAGCAATTATCCAATTGAAAAATTTTAATGAAGTCATAGTTGTAACCACAAACTTAAAACACATATCGCGGTTTGAGAGTGAAGGAATACTTGTAGCAGATTGGTACCAAACTCTTAGCTATTTAACTAAGTAG
- a CDS encoding Uma2 family endonuclease: protein MTSAADRVYWTTEDLKFLPESSNRYEIIDGHLLITRAPHWKHQKAIGQTCSLLNTWSSASKLGETVPTPGVIFDDTDNVIPDVVWISQKRLVVGVDEEGHFTIAPELIVEVLSPGTQNERRDRETKLKLYAERGVQEYWILDWRIQQLEVYRRQDALLRLVATLFATDTLISPLLPDFRCEVAEFFR from the coding sequence ATGACATCAGCAGCCGATCGCGTCTATTGGACAACTGAAGACCTCAAGTTTCTACCGGAGAGCAGCAACCGCTACGAAATCATTGATGGACATCTTCTCATAACCCGCGCACCTCATTGGAAGCACCAAAAAGCCATTGGACAGACTTGCAGTCTTTTGAATACCTGGTCATCGGCATCGAAATTAGGGGAAACAGTGCCGACACCTGGAGTTATTTTTGATGATACCGATAATGTGATTCCCGATGTGGTATGGATCAGCCAAAAGCGCTTGGTAGTTGGAGTTGATGAAGAAGGACACTTCACCATTGCGCCCGAACTGATTGTGGAAGTACTCTCTCCGGGGACACAGAATGAACGCCGCGATCGCGAAACTAAACTCAAACTCTATGCAGAACGGGGCGTGCAGGAATATTGGATTCTCGATTGGCGCATCCAGCAACTCGAAGTCTATCGCCGTCAAGATGCTCTGTTGCGGCTTGTGGCGACGCTTTTCGCTACCGATACTCTGATTTCTCCCCTCTTGCCAGATTTTAGGTGTGAAGTGGCTGAGTTTTTCCGCTAA
- a CDS encoding alpha/beta fold hydrolase — MDTLFYISRRKLSQGLLFWREAGAGIPVIFLHGSWNDSSQWVSIIESLSPKFHCFAPDLLGFGESENPNIHHSIDLQVECLAEFLHALKLEKVYLVGHSLGGWIAASYALKYPEQVHSLVLLSPEGVEIEGQEKYLQKLRRLINLSPLLVKILKLLRPLTKILGLHEKIEQDLQQRQVFLQYPIASHLLFQRQQPEIAAELLQNRLYLIEVPVLVLQGGKDTPNALAKSQTYTQLLPQVDFKIIAHAGNDLPESSAGVVAGDIQDFIHGNW; from the coding sequence ATGGATACGCTATTTTATATCTCCCGAAGAAAGCTCTCCCAAGGGCTATTATTCTGGCGTGAAGCTGGTGCAGGAATTCCCGTAATCTTTTTACATGGTTCTTGGAACGATAGTAGTCAGTGGGTATCAATAATAGAATCGCTATCACCAAAATTTCATTGCTTTGCACCAGATTTATTAGGATTTGGTGAGTCTGAAAATCCTAACATTCATCACTCAATTGATTTACAAGTAGAGTGTCTAGCTGAATTCCTACACGCCTTGAAGTTAGAAAAAGTATATTTAGTAGGGCATTCTTTAGGAGGCTGGATTGCTGCTAGCTATGCTTTAAAGTATCCAGAACAAGTTCACAGTTTAGTATTGCTGTCTCCAGAAGGTGTAGAGATAGAAGGACAAGAAAAATATTTGCAGAAATTGCGACGCTTAATTAACTTGTCACCTTTGTTAGTTAAGATATTAAAGCTACTTCGTCCCTTAACTAAAATTCTGGGTTTGCACGAAAAAATAGAACAAGATTTGCAGCAACGCCAAGTCTTTTTACAATATCCGATAGCCAGCCATTTATTATTTCAAAGGCAGCAGCCAGAAATTGCTGCAGAATTACTACAAAACCGATTGTATTTAATTGAAGTTCCAGTTTTAGTTTTGCAAGGCGGTAAAGACACGCCAAACGCTTTAGCAAAAAGTCAGACTTACACTCAATTGCTTCCTCAAGTCGATTTTAAAATTATTGCCCACGCCGGTAACGATTTACCAGAATCTTCGGCTGGGGTTGTGGCTGGAGATATTCAGGATTTTATTCATGGGAATTGGTGA